In a single window of the Drosophila albomicans strain 15112-1751.03 chromosome 3, ASM965048v2, whole genome shotgun sequence genome:
- the LOC117569858 gene encoding venom peptide CtAPI has translation MEFSAVSLGYLLAIIQVVTGHLHGFLNECKANDIKVDCIPECPRICMEHLQIRKCKPIPCTPGCACKEGWVRKGSNTGKCIRRADCKRWIL, from the exons ATGGAGTTCAGTGCTGTAAGCTTAGGATATTTATTGGCAATCATCCAAGTGGTGACTGGGCATCTGCATGGGTTTCTTAACG AGTGCAAGGCTAACGACATTAAGGTCGATTGCATACCCGAATGTCCCAGAATATGCATGGAGCATCTGCAGATACGCAAGTGCAAGCCCATCCCTTGCACTCCTGGCTGTGCTTGCAAGGAAGGCTGGGTGCGAAAAGGCTCCAATACAGGAAAGTGCATTAGACGTGCCGATTGCAAGCGTTGGATACTATAA
- the LOC117571154 gene encoding troponin C, isoallergen Bla g 6.0201, with protein sequence MAEGEYDKDQLRILRNAFKAFDLEGTGSIDHSDVSNILEILGQKLEPPAVKALIKEVDKGTSGKLNFSQFCKLAARFIEVEEDQGALQAELKEAFRVYDKEGKGYLTVATLRGILHELDDKISSQDLDSIIEEIDADGSGTVDFDEFMQVMTG encoded by the exons ATG GCAGAGGGCGAGTACGACAAGGATCAACTGAGAA TTCTCCGCAATGCCTTCAAGGCATTCGATCTGGAGGGCACTGGCTCCATCGATCACTCCGACGTCTCAAACATTTTGGAAATACTCGGCCAGAAACTAGAACCGCCGGCAGTCAAGGCCCTCATCAAGGAGGTTGATAAGGGCACATCgggtaaattaaatttcagcCAGTTCTGCAAGCTGGCAGCTCGTTTCATCGAGGTCGAGGAGGATCAGGGCGCACTCCAGGCGGAACTCAAGGAGGCATTCCGTGTGTACGACAAGGAGGGCAAGGGCTATCTAACCGTGGCCACCCTGCGCGGCATTCTCCATGAGCTCGACGACAAGATCTCCAGCCAAGACTTGGACTCGATCATCGAGGAGATCGATGCCGATGGCTCCGGCACAGTTGATTTCGATG AGTTTATGCAAGTGATGACAG GATAA
- the LOC117569738 gene encoding troponin C isoform X1, with the protein MGNTTMDELTKEQIALLRNAFNAFDPEKNGYINTTMVGTILSMLGHQLDDATLAEIIAEVDEDGSGQIEFEEFTTLAARFLVEEDAEAMMAELKEAFRLYDKEGNGYITTGVLREILRELDDKLTNDDLDMMIEEIDSDGSGTVDFDEFMEVMTGGDD; encoded by the exons ATGGGCAACACAACGATG GACGAACTAACAAAGGAACAGATTGCTC TGCTTCGCAATGCATTCAATGCATTCGATCCGGAGAAGAATGGATACATCAACACCACCATGGTTGGCACCATCCTGAGCATGTTGGGCCACCAGCTGGATGATGCGACATTGGCTGAAATCATTGCTGAGGTGGATGAGGATGGTTCCGGTCAGATTGAGTTCGAGGAGTTCACAACGTTGGCTGCCCGTTTCCTCGTTGAGGAGGATGCCGAAGCCATGATGGCCGAGCTGAAGGAGGCCTTCAGGTTGTACGACAAGGAGGGCAATGGCTACATTACAACCGGCGTTCTTCGCGAGATTCTTCGCGAGTTGGACGACAAGCTAACAAACGATGATCTCGACATGATGATTGAGGAAATTGATTCTGATGGTTCCGGCACCGTGGACTTTGATG AATTCATGGAGGTGATGACTGGTGGTGATGACTAA
- the LOC117569738 gene encoding troponin C isoform X3, whose product MQDELTKEQIALLRNAFNAFDPEKNGYINTTMVGTILSMLGHQLDDATLAEIIAEVDEDGSGQIEFEEFTTLAARFLVEEDAEAMMAELKEAFRLYDKEGNGYITTGVLREILRELDDKLTNDDLDMMIEEIDSDGSGTVDFDEFMEVMTGGDD is encoded by the exons ATGCAG GACGAACTAACAAAGGAACAGATTGCTC TGCTTCGCAATGCATTCAATGCATTCGATCCGGAGAAGAATGGATACATCAACACCACCATGGTTGGCACCATCCTGAGCATGTTGGGCCACCAGCTGGATGATGCGACATTGGCTGAAATCATTGCTGAGGTGGATGAGGATGGTTCCGGTCAGATTGAGTTCGAGGAGTTCACAACGTTGGCTGCCCGTTTCCTCGTTGAGGAGGATGCCGAAGCCATGATGGCCGAGCTGAAGGAGGCCTTCAGGTTGTACGACAAGGAGGGCAATGGCTACATTACAACCGGCGTTCTTCGCGAGATTCTTCGCGAGTTGGACGACAAGCTAACAAACGATGATCTCGACATGATGATTGAGGAAATTGATTCTGATGGTTCCGGCACCGTGGACTTTGATG AATTCATGGAGGTGATGACTGGTGGTGATGACTAA
- the LOC117569738 gene encoding troponin C isoform X2, which produces MSDELTKEQIALLRNAFNAFDPEKNGYINTTMVGTILSMLGHQLDDATLAEIIAEVDEDGSGQIEFEEFTTLAARFLVEEDAEAMMAELKEAFRLYDKEGNGYITTGVLREILRELDDKLTNDDLDMMIEEIDSDGSGTVDFDEFMEVMTGGDD; this is translated from the exons ATGAGT GACGAACTAACAAAGGAACAGATTGCTC TGCTTCGCAATGCATTCAATGCATTCGATCCGGAGAAGAATGGATACATCAACACCACCATGGTTGGCACCATCCTGAGCATGTTGGGCCACCAGCTGGATGATGCGACATTGGCTGAAATCATTGCTGAGGTGGATGAGGATGGTTCCGGTCAGATTGAGTTCGAGGAGTTCACAACGTTGGCTGCCCGTTTCCTCGTTGAGGAGGATGCCGAAGCCATGATGGCCGAGCTGAAGGAGGCCTTCAGGTTGTACGACAAGGAGGGCAATGGCTACATTACAACCGGCGTTCTTCGCGAGATTCTTCGCGAGTTGGACGACAAGCTAACAAACGATGATCTCGACATGATGATTGAGGAAATTGATTCTGATGGTTCCGGCACCGTGGACTTTGATG AATTCATGGAGGTGATGACTGGTGGTGATGACTAA
- the LOC117569737 gene encoding uncharacterized protein LOC117569737 isoform X1 has product MNMFKSKSFDLNNEENTKRTEHLYQPRRIRWMKYIVIPLTIAFVLLLIVCNIDFSSEQSQTNTSLVESAKWCTADNSCDKNVSNLLMNTNWKDSLLLRLENYNFPEGIISSEVLTKEYSLQSLEVINCSVNYIMDDVFNQPNLRSLLELELVNTELKNLTKSTFQGLEELRNFTLINVRTSMHCESFMTPLANNLTAATIHQLYSGHSIYKPSDFFGIAIYTSLKSLDLKGNNFGEILETGWFNNMPALKSLSLADCRFNSIDFDINTNSFGRLKFLDLSGNQLLRLNAQIVTNPMDKILHLKLAKYSKTATTLPASTIAVAKRAIFEDSVTSAFDEDTPKFQSKSTSGSTVALDTTTVTAAPPSSDNMDIKCLNTAKDTVSNLSMSCNAAITIVDQAETTINIILTQVDFEDWALVYFSDENDINCVEKEDKSVQFTDNISITVNDLSCATSYVICLLQDNKTSPLNCLSHHTLHCTTVVSRSSWFEENSVLIISLGTVGILLFVALGGGATYAILWHRPSWLCGSNRLKRAARDSLTMLLLPQNYEQNIYSAIRKENDGDAIGDYMTYYRHLEQTNLYQTESNKYNVPPQESAPPAPNPKGHTYASFDLYEELI; this is encoded by the exons ATGAACATGTTTAAATCAAAATCCTTTGATCTGAACAATGAggaaaacacaaaacgaaCGGAGCATCTCTATCAACCTCGTCGCATACGTTGGATGAAGTATATTGTGATTCCATTGACCATAGCCTTTGTTCTGCTCTTGATCGTCTGCAACATAGACTTTTCGTCTGAGCAATCACAAACAAATACCAGCCTTGTGGAGTCTGCCAAATGGTGCACAGCTGATAATAGTTGCGATAAAAACGTGAGCAATTTACTAATGAATACAAATTGGAAGGATTCTCTCCTGCTTCGACTTGAAAACTACAACTTTCCAGAAGGAATTATTTCCAGCGAGGTTTTGACAAAAGAATACAGCTTACAGAGCTTAGAGGTTATCAATTGCTCCGTAAACTATATTATGGATGATGTATTCAATCAACCCAATCTACGCAGCCTGCTTGAGCTGGAGCTAGTTAACACGGAActcaaaaatttaacaaaaagcACATTTCAAGGACTTGAAGAGCTTCGCAATTTTACGTTAATCAATGTGAGGACATCAATGCATTGCGAAAGTTTCATGACGCCCCTCGCCAACAATCTCACTGCAGCAACAATTCACCAGCTGTACAGTGGTCATTCGATTTACAAACCAAGCGACTTCTTTGGTATTGCAATCTACACCAGTTTAAAAAGCTTGGATCTTAAAGGAAATAATTTCGGGGAAATACTGGAAACTGGTTGGTTTAATAATATGCCAGCTCTTAAATCATTAAGCTTAGCTGATTGTCGATTTAACAGCATTGATTTCGacataaacacaaacagcTTTGGAAGACTAAAGTTCTTAGATCTCAGTGGAAACCAACTGCTTAGACTAAACGCTCAGATTGTAACGAATCCGATGGACAAAATTCTTCACTTGAAGCTAGCCAAATACAGTAAGACAGCGACAACACTGCCAGCAAGCACTATAGCTGTTGCAAAACGTGCTATTTTTGAGGATTCTGTAACAAGTGCTTTTGATGAAGACACACCTAAATTTCAGAGCAAGAGCACTTCAGGCTCAACTGTGGCCCTCGACACTACAACAGTGACTGCTGCGCCGCCTTCATCAGACAATATGGATATCAAGTGCTTGAACACCGCTAAAGATACCGTTAGCAACTTGTCGATGAGCTGCAatgcagcaataacaattgtGGATCAAGCTGAGACTACAATTAACATTATTCTAACCCAAGTTGACTTTGAAGATTGGGCTTTGGTTTACTTCTCCGATGAGAATGACATCAATTGTGTGGAGAAGGAAGACAAGAGTGTGCAATTCACCGACAATATATCGATAACAGTGAACGATCTGAGCTGCGCCACATCCTACGTCATCTGTTTGCTGCAAGACAACAAAACATCGCCACTTAATTGTCTATCACATCATACGCTGCACTGCACAACGGTTGTGTCGAGATCATCCTGGTTTGAGGAGAACAGTGTGCTCATTATAAGTCTGGGCACTGTGGGAATTTTGCTGTTTGTGGCACTCGGCGGAGGCGCCACATACGCCATTCTGTGGCATCGTCCGAGTTGGCTGTGTGGCAGCAATCGCTTGAAGCGTGCGGCGCGGGATTCACTcacaatgctgctgctgccgcagaactatgaacaaaatatatacagtGCGATAAG AAAGGAGAATGACGGCGATGCGATTGGCGATTACATGACGTACTACCGCCATTTGGAGCAGACGAATCTCTACCAAACCGAGTCCAATAAATACAATGTTCCGCCCCAAGAAAGCGCTCCCCCCGCCCCCAATCCAAAAGGTCACACCTACGCAAGTTTTGATTTATACGAGGAACTAATTTGA
- the LOC117569737 gene encoding uncharacterized protein LOC117569737 isoform X2 has translation MNMFKSKSFDLNNEENTKRTEHLYQPRRIRWMKYIVIPLTIAFVLLLIVCNIDFSSEQSQTNTSLVESAKWCTADNSCDKNVSNLLMNTNWKDSLLLRLENYNFPEGIISSEVLTKEYSLQSLEVINCSVNYIMDDVFNQPNLRSLLELELVNTELKNLTKSTFQGLEELRNFTLINVRTSMHCESFMTPLANNLTAATIHQLYSGHSIYKPSDFFGIAIYTSLKSLDLKGNNFGEILETGWFNNMPALKSLSLADCRFNSIDFDINTNSFGRLKFLDLSGNQLLRLNAQIVTNPMDKILHLKLAKYSKTATTLPASTIAVAKRAIFEDSVTSAFDEDTPKFQSKSTSGSTVALDTTTVTAAPPSSDNMDIKCLNTAKDTVSNLSMSCNAAITIVDQAETTINIILTQVDFEDWALVYFSDENDINCVEKEDKSVQFTDNISITVNDLSCATSYVICLLQDNKTSPLNCLSHHTLHCTTVVSRSSWFEENSVLIISLGTVGILLFVALGGGATYAILWHRPSWLCGSNRLKRAARDSLTMLLLPQNYEQNIYSAIRRMTAMRLAIT, from the exons ATGAACATGTTTAAATCAAAATCCTTTGATCTGAACAATGAggaaaacacaaaacgaaCGGAGCATCTCTATCAACCTCGTCGCATACGTTGGATGAAGTATATTGTGATTCCATTGACCATAGCCTTTGTTCTGCTCTTGATCGTCTGCAACATAGACTTTTCGTCTGAGCAATCACAAACAAATACCAGCCTTGTGGAGTCTGCCAAATGGTGCACAGCTGATAATAGTTGCGATAAAAACGTGAGCAATTTACTAATGAATACAAATTGGAAGGATTCTCTCCTGCTTCGACTTGAAAACTACAACTTTCCAGAAGGAATTATTTCCAGCGAGGTTTTGACAAAAGAATACAGCTTACAGAGCTTAGAGGTTATCAATTGCTCCGTAAACTATATTATGGATGATGTATTCAATCAACCCAATCTACGCAGCCTGCTTGAGCTGGAGCTAGTTAACACGGAActcaaaaatttaacaaaaagcACATTTCAAGGACTTGAAGAGCTTCGCAATTTTACGTTAATCAATGTGAGGACATCAATGCATTGCGAAAGTTTCATGACGCCCCTCGCCAACAATCTCACTGCAGCAACAATTCACCAGCTGTACAGTGGTCATTCGATTTACAAACCAAGCGACTTCTTTGGTATTGCAATCTACACCAGTTTAAAAAGCTTGGATCTTAAAGGAAATAATTTCGGGGAAATACTGGAAACTGGTTGGTTTAATAATATGCCAGCTCTTAAATCATTAAGCTTAGCTGATTGTCGATTTAACAGCATTGATTTCGacataaacacaaacagcTTTGGAAGACTAAAGTTCTTAGATCTCAGTGGAAACCAACTGCTTAGACTAAACGCTCAGATTGTAACGAATCCGATGGACAAAATTCTTCACTTGAAGCTAGCCAAATACAGTAAGACAGCGACAACACTGCCAGCAAGCACTATAGCTGTTGCAAAACGTGCTATTTTTGAGGATTCTGTAACAAGTGCTTTTGATGAAGACACACCTAAATTTCAGAGCAAGAGCACTTCAGGCTCAACTGTGGCCCTCGACACTACAACAGTGACTGCTGCGCCGCCTTCATCAGACAATATGGATATCAAGTGCTTGAACACCGCTAAAGATACCGTTAGCAACTTGTCGATGAGCTGCAatgcagcaataacaattgtGGATCAAGCTGAGACTACAATTAACATTATTCTAACCCAAGTTGACTTTGAAGATTGGGCTTTGGTTTACTTCTCCGATGAGAATGACATCAATTGTGTGGAGAAGGAAGACAAGAGTGTGCAATTCACCGACAATATATCGATAACAGTGAACGATCTGAGCTGCGCCACATCCTACGTCATCTGTTTGCTGCAAGACAACAAAACATCGCCACTTAATTGTCTATCACATCATACGCTGCACTGCACAACGGTTGTGTCGAGATCATCCTGGTTTGAGGAGAACAGTGTGCTCATTATAAGTCTGGGCACTGTGGGAATTTTGCTGTTTGTGGCACTCGGCGGAGGCGCCACATACGCCATTCTGTGGCATCGTCCGAGTTGGCTGTGTGGCAGCAATCGCTTGAAGCGTGCGGCGCGGGATTCACTcacaatgctgctgctgccgcagaactatgaacaaaatatatacagtGCGATAAG GAGAATGACGGCGATGCGATTGGCGATTACATGA
- the LOC117569736 gene encoding uncharacterized protein LOC117569736 isoform X1 translates to MQPKSRYRKEKLVADDSLSQSSQESYRKDVDARNKYLICILLIVGLGLCLIAAGIYMVIWLIKGPSVEVKMETEVEVSLSREEMESDFNFTLETFGKLSDGFEISEGRRGCQELSCRIACANNEDLYAEADTAMSGSKCEVFTSLIVANQIGLTLQSKWIESNATVLKIVVTESEIDKIKTGAFAAAMFAKVFHMNWSNLKLTDLSNGALLGLYSLRKLEIDFHLPDISMTLLQPVQLTLTHLRINAGISFNSQLDVFDNIYLEKLIHLDLSHNTFTGPLSKRLFSGTPNVTYLLLKYCAITSIEDSAFEDLSDKLVFVDLKHNLLTQMSENVLRIAGKRLLLELEPNNWNCNCQLRSMVDFYNKNKSLFISIPYCRLPYNLYGKLFDDIDSDELKCVLDSELPGNFTSDTTSEITVADRADELDLPTESTFSHQIATESPTKSSTYGAILQFACSEAIDYEKTTRQYAEERVERSSNSKVTDSYFVFEPPVYDLILELYENRSVRASIEGYVSADQLNIIWFSDEWDGGLIRNASSTDYVCMQYEEPYLLVDPLLQNHTYTFCMMPSDSLVISPLLCQPLHVPQTRETDDSDDVWIAESEKQFTIAMLCLIFFVSTIFGAIFAYLGLKSFPNLLEGSKNVLVVKKVEKACYVSTITDSEYIKTPLSKSSSRNTKFAEATSSKIYDTSLPSLVNLHSPSTCFEEPFTPMNFQTIDYEMPKQFKKVPSESCTINKCMDRPGSPPPLPKRNSTVSETMDPKLKVQK, encoded by the exons ATGCAGCCGAAAAGCAGGTATCGCAAGGAGAAACTCGTCGCTGATGACAGCCTCTCCCAAAg TTCTCAAGAATCATACCGAAAGGATGTAGACGcgagaaataaatatttaatttgcattttgttaattgttgGCCTCGGACTATGTCTGATTGCTGCTGGTATCTACATGGTAATATGGTTGATAAAAGGACCCAGTGTTGAGGTTAAAATGGAAACCGAAGTGGAAGTCAGTCTGAGCCGCGAAGAAATGGAAtctgatttcaatttcacattAGAAACATTTgg AAAACTGTCGGATGGTTTTGAGATAAGTGAGGGTAGACGCGGTTGTCAAGAATTATCTTGCCGCATTGCGTGCGCCAACAATGAGGATCTTTATGCAGAGGCAGACACGGCCATGAGTGGCAGCAAGTGCGAAGTGTTCACCTCACTGATAGTCGCCAATCAAATTGGATTGACGCTGCAAAGCAAATGGATAGAATCCAATGCCACAGTCCTCAAAATTGTAGTGACGGAAAGTGAAATtgataaaatcaaaacaggtGCATTCGCAGCAGCAATGTTTGCCAAAGTATTCCACATGAATTGGTCCAATCTAAAGCTGACGGACCTCAGCAATGGAGCACTACTTGGCCTGTATTCGCTGAGGAAGCTGGAAATTGACTTTCACCTGCCGGACATCAGCATGACATTGTTGCAGCCCGTTCAGCTGACTTTGACGCATCTGAGGATCAATGCGGGAATATCGTTCAACAGCCAACTTGATGTCTTTGATAACATCTATTTGGAGAAACTAATTCACCTCGATCTGAGTCACAACACCTTCACTGGGCCGCTCAGTAAGCGTCTCTTCAGTGGAACTCCGAATGTGACATATTTGCTTCTGAAGTATTGCGCCATAACATCTATCGAGGACAGCGCCTTTGAGGATTTGTCTGACAAGTTGGTGTTCGTCGACCTCAAGCATAATTTGCTTACGCAGATGAGTGAGAACGTGCTTCGCATAGCCGGCAAGCGACTGCTACTCGAACTGGAGCCCAACAACTGGAACTGCAATTGCCAACTGCGTTCCATGGTCgatttttacaataaaaataaaagtctCTTCATAAGCATTCCTTACTGTCGCCTGCCCTACAATCTATATGGTAAACTCTTTGACGATATCGACTCGGATGAGTTAAAATGTGTTCTGGATAGTGAATTGCCTGGCAACTTTACCTCGGACACAACAAGTGAAATAACTGTTGCTGACAGAGCCGACGAGCTGGACCTGCCCACAGAGTCTACATTTTCCCACCAGATCGCCACAGAGTCGCCAACCAAATCGAGTACATATGGAGCCATATTGCAATTTGCTTGCTCGGAGGCTATCGATTACGAGAAGACCACGCGGCAGTATGCCGAGGAACGCGTCGAGCGGAGTAGTAACAGTAAGGTAACCGATTCTTACTTTGTATTCGAGCCACCAGTCTACGATTTGATCTTGGAACTCTATGAGAATCGCAGCGTGCGCGCTTCTATTGAGGGATATGTGAGCGCGGATCAGCTGAACATCATTTGGTTTTCGGATGAATGGGATGGCGGATTGATAAGGAATGCATCCAGCACGGACTACGTCTGCATGCAGTACGAGGAACCTTATTTACTTGTCGATCCCCTACTACAGAATCACACCTATACCTTCTGCATGATGCCCTCGGATAGCTTGGTCATATCTCCACTGCTCTGTCAGCCTCTGCATGTGCCTCAGACTAGAGAGACTGATGATTCGGATGACGTTTGGATTGCCGAGAGCGAAAAGCAATTTACCATAGCGATGCTCTGTCTGATTTTCTTCGTTTCCACCATTTTCGGAGCTATATTCGCATATCTGGGCCTGAAGAGCTTTCCGAATCTGTTGGAGGGTTCCAAGAACGTGCTTGTCGTGAAGAAAGTGGAGAAAGCATGTTATGTCTCAACCATAACCGATTCAGAGTACATCAAAACACCGCTTAGCAAGAGCTCTTCGAGAAATACAAA ATTCGCTGAAGCAACTTCATCGAAGATATACGACACTAGCCTTCCTAGCCTAGTTAATTTGCATTCGCCATCCACTTGCTTCGAAGAGCCTTTCACACCGATGAATTTCCAGACCATCGACTATGAGATGCCCAAGCAGTTCAAAAAAGTCCCCAGTGAAAGTTGCACAATCAACAAATGCATGGACAGACCTGGCTCTCCGCCTCCTCTGCCCAAACGTAACTCCACGGTCTCGGAGACCATGGACCCCAAGCTAAAGGTTCAGAAATGA
- the LOC117569736 gene encoding uncharacterized protein LOC117569736 isoform X2 produces MVIWLIKGPSVEVKMETEVEVSLSREEMESDFNFTLETFGKLSDGFEISEGRRGCQELSCRIACANNEDLYAEADTAMSGSKCEVFTSLIVANQIGLTLQSKWIESNATVLKIVVTESEIDKIKTGAFAAAMFAKVFHMNWSNLKLTDLSNGALLGLYSLRKLEIDFHLPDISMTLLQPVQLTLTHLRINAGISFNSQLDVFDNIYLEKLIHLDLSHNTFTGPLSKRLFSGTPNVTYLLLKYCAITSIEDSAFEDLSDKLVFVDLKHNLLTQMSENVLRIAGKRLLLELEPNNWNCNCQLRSMVDFYNKNKSLFISIPYCRLPYNLYGKLFDDIDSDELKCVLDSELPGNFTSDTTSEITVADRADELDLPTESTFSHQIATESPTKSSTYGAILQFACSEAIDYEKTTRQYAEERVERSSNSKVTDSYFVFEPPVYDLILELYENRSVRASIEGYVSADQLNIIWFSDEWDGGLIRNASSTDYVCMQYEEPYLLVDPLLQNHTYTFCMMPSDSLVISPLLCQPLHVPQTRETDDSDDVWIAESEKQFTIAMLCLIFFVSTIFGAIFAYLGLKSFPNLLEGSKNVLVVKKVEKACYVSTITDSEYIKTPLSKSSSRNTKFAEATSSKIYDTSLPSLVNLHSPSTCFEEPFTPMNFQTIDYEMPKQFKKVPSESCTINKCMDRPGSPPPLPKRNSTVSETMDPKLKVQK; encoded by the exons ATGGTAATATGGTTGATAAAAGGACCCAGTGTTGAGGTTAAAATGGAAACCGAAGTGGAAGTCAGTCTGAGCCGCGAAGAAATGGAAtctgatttcaatttcacattAGAAACATTTgg AAAACTGTCGGATGGTTTTGAGATAAGTGAGGGTAGACGCGGTTGTCAAGAATTATCTTGCCGCATTGCGTGCGCCAACAATGAGGATCTTTATGCAGAGGCAGACACGGCCATGAGTGGCAGCAAGTGCGAAGTGTTCACCTCACTGATAGTCGCCAATCAAATTGGATTGACGCTGCAAAGCAAATGGATAGAATCCAATGCCACAGTCCTCAAAATTGTAGTGACGGAAAGTGAAATtgataaaatcaaaacaggtGCATTCGCAGCAGCAATGTTTGCCAAAGTATTCCACATGAATTGGTCCAATCTAAAGCTGACGGACCTCAGCAATGGAGCACTACTTGGCCTGTATTCGCTGAGGAAGCTGGAAATTGACTTTCACCTGCCGGACATCAGCATGACATTGTTGCAGCCCGTTCAGCTGACTTTGACGCATCTGAGGATCAATGCGGGAATATCGTTCAACAGCCAACTTGATGTCTTTGATAACATCTATTTGGAGAAACTAATTCACCTCGATCTGAGTCACAACACCTTCACTGGGCCGCTCAGTAAGCGTCTCTTCAGTGGAACTCCGAATGTGACATATTTGCTTCTGAAGTATTGCGCCATAACATCTATCGAGGACAGCGCCTTTGAGGATTTGTCTGACAAGTTGGTGTTCGTCGACCTCAAGCATAATTTGCTTACGCAGATGAGTGAGAACGTGCTTCGCATAGCCGGCAAGCGACTGCTACTCGAACTGGAGCCCAACAACTGGAACTGCAATTGCCAACTGCGTTCCATGGTCgatttttacaataaaaataaaagtctCTTCATAAGCATTCCTTACTGTCGCCTGCCCTACAATCTATATGGTAAACTCTTTGACGATATCGACTCGGATGAGTTAAAATGTGTTCTGGATAGTGAATTGCCTGGCAACTTTACCTCGGACACAACAAGTGAAATAACTGTTGCTGACAGAGCCGACGAGCTGGACCTGCCCACAGAGTCTACATTTTCCCACCAGATCGCCACAGAGTCGCCAACCAAATCGAGTACATATGGAGCCATATTGCAATTTGCTTGCTCGGAGGCTATCGATTACGAGAAGACCACGCGGCAGTATGCCGAGGAACGCGTCGAGCGGAGTAGTAACAGTAAGGTAACCGATTCTTACTTTGTATTCGAGCCACCAGTCTACGATTTGATCTTGGAACTCTATGAGAATCGCAGCGTGCGCGCTTCTATTGAGGGATATGTGAGCGCGGATCAGCTGAACATCATTTGGTTTTCGGATGAATGGGATGGCGGATTGATAAGGAATGCATCCAGCACGGACTACGTCTGCATGCAGTACGAGGAACCTTATTTACTTGTCGATCCCCTACTACAGAATCACACCTATACCTTCTGCATGATGCCCTCGGATAGCTTGGTCATATCTCCACTGCTCTGTCAGCCTCTGCATGTGCCTCAGACTAGAGAGACTGATGATTCGGATGACGTTTGGATTGCCGAGAGCGAAAAGCAATTTACCATAGCGATGCTCTGTCTGATTTTCTTCGTTTCCACCATTTTCGGAGCTATATTCGCATATCTGGGCCTGAAGAGCTTTCCGAATCTGTTGGAGGGTTCCAAGAACGTGCTTGTCGTGAAGAAAGTGGAGAAAGCATGTTATGTCTCAACCATAACCGATTCAGAGTACATCAAAACACCGCTTAGCAAGAGCTCTTCGAGAAATACAAA ATTCGCTGAAGCAACTTCATCGAAGATATACGACACTAGCCTTCCTAGCCTAGTTAATTTGCATTCGCCATCCACTTGCTTCGAAGAGCCTTTCACACCGATGAATTTCCAGACCATCGACTATGAGATGCCCAAGCAGTTCAAAAAAGTCCCCAGTGAAAGTTGCACAATCAACAAATGCATGGACAGACCTGGCTCTCCGCCTCCTCTGCCCAAACGTAACTCCACGGTCTCGGAGACCATGGACCCCAAGCTAAAGGTTCAGAAATGA